A genomic window from Variovorax paradoxus includes:
- a CDS encoding nuclear transport factor 2 family protein — MNDFSIVDGVAQIHNPELYRTWIDRPDYMEAVAASSSPEVTATKRLLIEFEAELARMVRDGSVQEKVQEVMTRFIAEDYIQHDPNAPGNGRDLLIEHFRRVPLSGVTPPPVVSVVVEGELGCIMMKEPTPDPTAPGKTYDWYMITIFRVRGGKLTEHWSTFRKMADPFPPQKT, encoded by the coding sequence ATGAATGATTTTTCGATTGTCGATGGCGTGGCCCAGATCCACAACCCGGAGCTGTACCGGACCTGGATCGACCGTCCGGACTACATGGAGGCGGTGGCCGCCTCCTCTTCGCCGGAGGTCACGGCGACAAAGCGGCTGCTCATCGAGTTCGAGGCCGAACTCGCTCGCATGGTGCGGGACGGCAGCGTGCAGGAGAAGGTCCAGGAGGTGATGACCCGGTTCATCGCCGAAGACTACATCCAGCATGACCCGAACGCGCCCGGCAACGGTCGAGACCTGCTCATCGAGCACTTCCGCCGCGTTCCGCTTAGTGGCGTAACGCCGCCTCCGGTGGTGAGTGTGGTCGTCGAGGGCGAGCTCGGTTGCATCATGATGAAGGAGCCGACGCCGGATCCCACCGCGCCTGGAAAGACCTACGACTGGTACATGATCACCATTTTCCGGGTCCGTGGCGGCAAGCTCACCGAGCACTGGAGCACTTTCAGAAAAATGGCGGACCCGTTCCCGCCTCAAAAGACCTGA
- a CDS encoding acyl-CoA dehydrogenase family protein — translation MNHLSKPAAFGAGTDARGPSPEAAKMRDAIKALTPLLRETAWESEKATALVPQALRALDETGFFRITLPQKYGGSAFGARDLVEVIAAASYADGSAGWSGFAASGIRMVLAFSPQAVDEVGAKLGDWVGPAAVGASIFSNIVGQAERTGDGFRVTGKWMYGSGCSYAAWAVVGIEWQEDGKPVRGLALLSRDQYELLDDWHVMGMAASSSNSIVARSAVFVPAHRVVRHADLPAALGALSQKYEGLTYRMGPLSTMLSTALANIAIALGMARGCLDSFVEQANKRVPFNLPYETVATMPSTQVIAGRVYAMVQAAEALILQTAEEVDARTRRGEDFEPREESLATMTLVYAANLCGEAIDEMQLCIGSSSVSLRNPIQRFARDVRVMLTHGAIRRDPAAEIAGRHVLGIPPFNMFAGGLAQR, via the coding sequence ATGAACCATCTCAGCAAGCCGGCGGCTTTCGGCGCCGGCACCGATGCCCGGGGTCCGAGCCCCGAGGCCGCCAAGATGCGCGACGCGATCAAGGCGCTGACACCGCTGCTTCGCGAAACCGCATGGGAAAGCGAGAAAGCCACCGCCCTTGTTCCGCAAGCTTTGCGGGCGCTGGACGAAACCGGCTTCTTTCGCATCACCTTGCCGCAGAAATACGGAGGCTCGGCTTTCGGCGCCCGGGATCTCGTGGAGGTGATCGCGGCCGCATCCTACGCTGACGGATCTGCAGGCTGGAGCGGCTTTGCTGCGTCCGGCATCCGCATGGTCCTGGCCTTCAGCCCACAGGCGGTCGACGAAGTCGGTGCCAAGCTCGGGGATTGGGTCGGGCCAGCGGCGGTGGGCGCCTCGATCTTTTCCAACATCGTCGGCCAGGCCGAGCGCACCGGCGATGGCTTCCGGGTCACGGGCAAGTGGATGTACGGCAGCGGTTGCAGCTATGCCGCGTGGGCGGTTGTCGGCATCGAATGGCAGGAGGACGGAAAACCCGTCCGCGGCCTGGCACTGCTTTCTCGCGATCAGTACGAGCTCCTGGACGACTGGCACGTCATGGGCATGGCGGCAAGCTCGAGCAACAGCATCGTCGCCCGCAGTGCGGTATTCGTCCCGGCGCATCGCGTGGTGCGCCACGCCGACCTGCCCGCGGCGCTGGGAGCCCTGTCGCAGAAGTACGAAGGCCTCACCTATCGGATGGGGCCCTTGTCGACGATGCTGTCGACGGCTCTGGCCAATATCGCCATCGCGCTCGGCATGGCCAGAGGTTGCCTTGACTCCTTTGTCGAGCAGGCCAACAAGCGCGTGCCGTTCAACCTGCCTTACGAGACGGTGGCCACGATGCCTTCGACCCAGGTCATTGCGGGACGGGTCTATGCCATGGTGCAGGCCGCCGAGGCACTGATCCTGCAGACGGCCGAGGAGGTCGATGCGCGCACCCGTCGCGGCGAGGACTTCGAGCCTCGCGAGGAATCGCTCGCCACGATGACCCTTGTCTACGCCGCGAACCTCTGCGGCGAAGCGATCGACGAGATGCAGCTTTGCATCGGGTCATCGTCGGTCAGTCTGCGCAACCCCATACAGCGCTTTGCACGCGACGTGCGAGTGATGCTGACCCACGGCGCCATCCGTCGGGACCCGGCTGCGGAAATCGCCGGGCGACACGTCCTGGGCATTCCCCCTTTCAACATGTTTGCCGGCGGCTTGGCTCAGCGCTGA
- a CDS encoding nitroreductase family protein — protein sequence MSTSLNTRSSAYAIDPIFLKRWSPRALDEKAIISDQELMTLFEAAHWAPSSFNSQPWRFIYARRDTPQWSRLFDLLVPMNQGWAVRASALVVLVSATTAQPPGAPGPIPSYSHSLDAGAAWAHLALQATQLGWHAHAMAGFDVARAAQVLNVPDNFRVETVIAIGRIGDKSVLPPPMQEREQPNTRRPVEELVMEGEFRS from the coding sequence ATGTCCACTTCCCTCAACACCCGTTCTTCGGCCTACGCCATCGACCCGATCTTCCTGAAGCGCTGGTCTCCGCGCGCCCTGGACGAGAAGGCCATCATTTCCGATCAGGAACTGATGACGCTCTTCGAGGCCGCGCACTGGGCGCCGTCCTCCTTCAACTCGCAGCCATGGCGCTTCATCTACGCCCGACGGGATACGCCGCAATGGTCGCGACTGTTCGATCTTCTGGTCCCCATGAACCAGGGCTGGGCGGTACGGGCGTCGGCGCTGGTCGTGCTGGTCTCCGCGACCACGGCACAGCCGCCGGGTGCTCCCGGGCCCATCCCGTCCTACAGCCATTCGCTGGACGCCGGCGCGGCGTGGGCGCATCTCGCGCTGCAAGCGACCCAGCTCGGATGGCACGCGCACGCGATGGCGGGATTCGATGTCGCGCGTGCCGCGCAAGTGCTGAACGTGCCCGACAACTTTCGCGTCGAAACAGTCATCGCCATCGGCCGCATCGGGGACAAGAGCGTGTTGCCCCCTCCCATGCAGGAGCGCGAACAGCCCAATACGCGGCGGCCGGTCGAAGAGCTGGTCATGGAGGGGGAGTTCCGCTCATGA
- a CDS encoding acyl-CoA dehydrogenase family protein produces the protein MVPTGAIESPWLTDTGRAITAKVRALIPLIREQAREGEKIGSLTPDVLQAVTDAGIFKMGMPIEWGGYALGARDLVEVISALGEGDGSAGWAAFVGVGLKNLLALGPEIIEEVRADTEGWAGPAIVGASVYATKVGDARKVAGGWMVKGRWAFGSGCKHAKWALLGVEYDPATAGGSGRGVVVVQRHQYEIVDDWHVMGLSGTASNSLEITAEQFVPAHRFLDLAEFPLRMQLIRKNFQGAGLRQRGVAQLLTVTLTNMAIALGMARGTLECFAEQSQTRKPFSLPYPTIADMASVQVAAGKALAMIKVAAATIEGCADQLDARTAAELDFTFEEESEYSLSLAYAGNLCEDAITLLQKTIGSSSMSLKNPIQRFARDIRVLTSHGAIRVDPQAEQNGRRILGREPFPMFGGAVPTRGNPPQLELVNR, from the coding sequence ATGGTCCCGACCGGCGCCATCGAATCACCCTGGCTCACCGACACCGGCCGAGCCATCACAGCCAAGGTGCGCGCATTAATCCCGCTGATCCGTGAACAGGCGCGCGAGGGCGAGAAGATCGGCTCGCTCACGCCCGACGTACTGCAGGCGGTCACGGACGCCGGCATCTTCAAGATGGGGATGCCCATCGAATGGGGCGGATATGCACTCGGCGCGCGCGATCTCGTCGAAGTCATCAGCGCCCTCGGGGAAGGCGATGGCTCCGCCGGCTGGGCGGCCTTCGTCGGCGTCGGCCTGAAGAATCTGTTGGCGCTGGGCCCCGAGATCATCGAAGAGGTACGTGCCGACACCGAAGGGTGGGCCGGCCCCGCCATCGTCGGTGCGTCCGTCTATGCGACGAAGGTCGGCGACGCTCGCAAGGTCGCCGGTGGGTGGATGGTCAAGGGACGCTGGGCGTTCGGAAGCGGATGCAAGCATGCCAAATGGGCGCTGCTCGGCGTCGAATACGACCCGGCAACGGCTGGCGGTTCCGGACGCGGCGTCGTTGTGGTCCAGCGGCATCAGTACGAGATCGTCGACGACTGGCATGTGATGGGACTGTCGGGAACGGCCAGCAACAGCCTCGAGATCACCGCCGAGCAGTTCGTTCCCGCGCACCGGTTCCTGGATCTGGCCGAGTTTCCGCTGCGCATGCAGCTGATTCGCAAGAACTTCCAGGGCGCCGGGCTTCGGCAACGTGGCGTGGCCCAGCTCCTTACCGTCACGCTCACCAACATGGCCATCGCGCTGGGCATGGCGCGAGGGACTCTGGAGTGCTTCGCGGAGCAGTCGCAGACGCGCAAGCCGTTCAGCTTGCCCTATCCGACCATCGCTGACATGGCGTCGGTCCAGGTCGCCGCGGGCAAGGCGCTTGCCATGATCAAGGTGGCCGCGGCCACGATCGAAGGCTGCGCCGATCAATTGGACGCACGGACGGCGGCGGAACTGGACTTCACGTTCGAGGAGGAGTCCGAATACAGCCTCAGCCTGGCCTACGCCGGCAATCTCTGCGAAGACGCGATCACGCTCCTGCAAAAGACGATTGGTTCGTCGAGCATGTCGCTGAAGAACCCCATCCAGCGTTTCGCACGAGACATCCGGGTCCTCACGTCGCACGGTGCGATTCGCGTCGACCCGCAGGCCGAACAGAACGGCCGCCGCATTCTTGGCCGGGAACCGTTCCCGATGTTCGGCGGCGCTGTGCCCACGCGCGGCAATCCCCCCCAATTGGAGCTCGTAAACCGATGA
- a CDS encoding carbohydrate porin, which translates to MSTIDQPSVCETVYPSLFGVRDWLANSGWGIQGTISPVIDRDIKNKNDGGTQKYAGHNGASGYIIGNVYATYDLSRIGFPAGGQFTGSVSTMYSHNRAGEAPVMHPAVTTLGITQPLLDNTVELKAGYLLTIQDFVGMNLTGNAGSVAQSLSSVIPSLAGLSVYTPTPTAEITVKDPWTKSFYNRFGISRSISSSGATEELAQNRYGLRWRTPGTSALFVNEFGYKTGLSQEGRSVWARAGLIYNTTDYTKYDGQTASNNYAAYAGLTMQLTKSAHGPGGLNLDVKVNYAPADRNMYTRDYSVALFYIGPFASRPFDMVSLAYSQTFGSRDLQKMVTKLGVQNSVTLSTAGMLSYSYRLTNGVYLVSTASVVTNPGTVWNSKLPTAVILDQKLLISF; encoded by the coding sequence ATGAGCACCATCGACCAGCCATCGGTGTGCGAAACGGTTTACCCAAGCCTGTTCGGTGTTCGAGATTGGCTTGCCAACTCAGGGTGGGGTATCCAGGGAACAATTTCTCCAGTGATCGACCGCGATATTAAAAACAAGAATGACGGCGGAACTCAGAAATATGCTGGGCACAACGGCGCCAGCGGTTACATCATCGGCAACGTCTATGCCACCTACGACCTGTCTCGAATCGGTTTTCCGGCCGGCGGCCAATTTACCGGCAGTGTTTCCACGATGTATTCCCACAATCGCGCGGGGGAAGCACCCGTCATGCACCCTGCCGTGACCACACTCGGAATTACGCAGCCGCTTCTTGACAATACAGTTGAACTCAAAGCGGGCTATCTGCTGACGATCCAGGATTTCGTGGGGATGAATCTCACCGGAAACGCAGGGTCCGTGGCACAGAGCTTGTCCAGTGTGATTCCATCGCTGGCCGGCCTTAGCGTCTACACGCCGACCCCCACAGCGGAAATCACAGTCAAGGATCCCTGGACAAAGAGTTTCTACAACCGTTTCGGGATATCACGCAGCATCAGCTCCTCCGGTGCCACGGAGGAATTGGCGCAAAACCGCTACGGCCTTCGCTGGCGCACCCCCGGGACTTCGGCGCTGTTCGTCAACGAGTTTGGCTACAAGACTGGGCTGTCGCAGGAGGGACGCTCCGTTTGGGCGAGAGCCGGCCTTATTTACAACACGACGGACTACACGAAGTATGACGGGCAAACGGCCAGCAACAACTATGCAGCCTATGCCGGACTGACGATGCAGCTGACGAAAAGCGCCCACGGTCCCGGCGGGCTGAATCTGGACGTCAAGGTCAACTACGCTCCCGCCGATCGAAACATGTACACCAGGGATTACTCTGTCGCCCTGTTCTATATCGGGCCGTTCGCGAGCAGGCCTTTCGATATGGTCTCGCTTGCCTACAGTCAAACGTTCGGCAGCCGTGACCTGCAGAAGATGGTCACGAAACTCGGCGTTCAGAACTCGGTGACGCTCTCCACCGCAGGGATGCTCTCTTATTCTTATCGGCTGACCAACGGCGTGTACTTGGTATCGACCGCATCCGTGGTTACCAATCCCGGAACCGTGTGGAACTCGAAGCTACCAACGGCAGTGATACTTGATCAAAAGCTGCTTATTTCTTTTTGA
- a CDS encoding NADPH-dependent FMN reductase yields the protein MKTSSTKKPFIVGIGGTASKTSSTEQALVLALSAAEAAGGRTQLFGSEDLMALPHYVPGSIERNGDGQALIDAIRAADGLIIASPGYHGTISGLVKNAIDYFEEMAKDGRVYLDGMPVGLIATAYGWQATGGTLGALRSIVHALRGWPTPMGAAINTSEKVFHEGACQNLAAANQLNLVGRQVAEFAARSAHYAAGTTIEMSV from the coding sequence ATGAAAACCTCATCGACCAAGAAGCCGTTCATCGTCGGGATCGGCGGCACGGCCTCCAAGACCTCATCCACCGAGCAGGCATTGGTCCTCGCGCTGTCGGCGGCCGAAGCGGCGGGCGGGCGGACGCAACTGTTTGGCAGCGAGGACCTGATGGCCCTGCCGCACTATGTTCCCGGCAGCATCGAGCGCAACGGTGACGGACAGGCGCTGATCGATGCCATTCGCGCTGCGGATGGCCTGATCATCGCGAGCCCCGGATATCACGGGACCATCTCCGGCCTGGTCAAGAACGCTATCGATTATTTCGAGGAGATGGCGAAAGACGGGCGGGTCTATCTGGACGGCATGCCCGTCGGACTGATCGCCACTGCGTATGGCTGGCAGGCCACCGGAGGAACGCTCGGTGCGCTGCGCTCGATCGTCCACGCGCTGCGCGGTTGGCCAACCCCGATGGGGGCCGCGATCAACACGTCGGAAAAGGTTTTCCACGAAGGCGCCTGCCAGAACCTGGCCGCTGCCAACCAACTGAATCTCGTCGGGCGCCAGGTCGCCGAATTCGCGGCTCGTTCGGCTCATTACGCGGCCGGCACAACCATTGAAATGTCTGTTTAG
- a CDS encoding MFS transporter gives MAQTLDQTSFTRGEPSATPWKDYFLDLVQAPGRAKAALIGCFILMTLSPAGLSAMMPFVTASFAAKTGRSMPEALLLFVAIPLLIAPFVLPIAGAWVDRWGARKVAVPATILYAAATALVPLSSGILWLFGLVIVLASIFGFMASLAVVFKVITGWFPRHRGIGFALIGTVSSLASAFLSPVFFALIGSPTAPASGLGWNGAYYVVAAWIAALAIPSAFFLLSEPDDGVARIKSPVSAKPPTAADMRDVPGVALRKALRTRTWIFIAVSLALAAAGPMSVRQNAVGFFGERGFDAATVAVSQSVLFIASIVGLLSGGLMMDRARRPWIIVPIFAAVPLGLVLSYVNHGNLAVLFVANALLGFATGAESSLGPFLIARYFGLKCFAQIQGLTLAISTLFLGLSPFLVSAMQMATGSYLVPFAALTVLTALAAVLAIFLPAYPSEWIHPGRPYRPTVPAAPEDFVRGH, from the coding sequence ATGGCACAGACCTTAGATCAAACCTCGTTCACCAGAGGCGAGCCGTCCGCAACCCCTTGGAAAGACTATTTCCTCGACCTGGTTCAAGCGCCTGGCCGGGCGAAAGCCGCGCTGATCGGCTGCTTCATCCTGATGACGCTCAGCCCGGCAGGCCTTTCGGCAATGATGCCCTTCGTCACCGCGTCGTTCGCGGCCAAGACCGGCCGGTCGATGCCGGAGGCGCTGTTGCTGTTCGTCGCCATTCCGTTGCTGATCGCGCCGTTCGTCCTGCCGATCGCGGGCGCCTGGGTGGACAGATGGGGCGCCAGGAAGGTTGCGGTCCCTGCCACCATCCTGTACGCAGCGGCGACCGCGCTCGTGCCACTGAGCAGTGGGATCCTCTGGCTCTTCGGCCTGGTCATCGTGCTGGCCTCGATATTCGGGTTCATGGCGAGTCTGGCCGTTGTCTTCAAGGTGATCACGGGCTGGTTTCCTCGCCACCGCGGTATCGGCTTCGCCCTGATCGGTACGGTTTCAAGTCTCGCGAGCGCTTTCCTCTCGCCGGTGTTCTTTGCGTTGATTGGCAGTCCGACCGCGCCTGCGTCCGGACTTGGCTGGAATGGTGCCTACTATGTGGTCGCCGCCTGGATCGCAGCTCTGGCGATTCCGTCCGCCTTCTTCCTCCTGTCGGAGCCCGATGACGGGGTGGCACGTATCAAGTCTCCGGTGTCTGCCAAGCCTCCGACGGCGGCGGACATGCGGGACGTTCCGGGTGTTGCGTTGCGCAAGGCGCTTCGAACTCGCACGTGGATTTTCATCGCTGTGTCCCTGGCGCTGGCAGCCGCCGGACCGATGTCGGTGCGCCAGAACGCCGTCGGCTTCTTCGGCGAGCGGGGCTTCGATGCGGCGACTGTCGCAGTGTCGCAGTCGGTTCTGTTCATTGCGTCGATCGTAGGCCTGCTGTCTGGCGGATTGATGATGGACCGGGCGCGTCGCCCCTGGATCATCGTCCCGATCTTTGCAGCCGTGCCCCTCGGCCTCGTTCTCTCCTATGTCAATCATGGCAACTTGGCGGTCCTGTTCGTCGCCAACGCGCTTCTTGGCTTCGCGACAGGCGCCGAGTCTTCCCTGGGCCCATTCCTCATCGCGCGCTATTTCGGGCTGAAGTGCTTCGCGCAAATCCAGGGTCTCACCTTGGCGATCTCGACGCTGTTCCTCGGGCTCTCGCCTTTCCTGGTGAGCGCAATGCAGATGGCCACGGGCAGCTATCTGGTTCCGTTCGCCGCGCTGACCGTGTTGACCGCTCTGGCCGCGGTTCTCGCGATCTTCCTGCCAGCCTATCCGAGCGAATGGATTCATCCTGGCCGGCCGTATCGACCGACTGTTCCCGCCGCACCCGAGGACTTTGTCAGGGGACACTGA
- a CDS encoding acyl-CoA dehydrogenase family protein yields the protein MKMKEFSMPPGAAAKFAQSPYLSEAGQRIRDDLSGKLDLLRTHAREGEELGVLAPATLQALHDAGAFKITLPIELGGYALGARDTAEIVNVLGRADASAGWTVIVSSAARNTLAFSQRARDEVFSEVDSWVGPLMFGATILAPHVGEGRKVEGGFMVKGKWPFGSGCRIAAWGSVGIGYVDPETGAHRRAMGIVSRDQYEILDDWKVMGLMATSSNSVRAAEEVFVPEYRVVHMDQLIGLIDGLRGKYHGLGFMHSPIGSMVAMTIAFASLACGMARGALAAFVEQAKKRPPFNVPYATMSEMASIQVVAGKARAIVNAAEAVIYRHADEVDRRALAGEDFLPPDEPEITMDLVHQIHECLKAIDGFQLALGSSTVSLTNPIQRFVRDIHVLATHGAFRIDPMAEINGRDMLGLPPFPMLAALAPPSGMPPGPPPKG from the coding sequence ATGAAGATGAAAGAGTTTTCCATGCCGCCCGGCGCGGCTGCGAAGTTTGCGCAGTCGCCCTATCTGAGTGAAGCCGGTCAGCGAATCCGCGACGACTTGTCAGGCAAGCTCGACCTCCTGCGTACCCATGCCCGCGAGGGCGAGGAGCTCGGGGTGCTTGCGCCGGCGACGCTGCAGGCACTGCACGACGCCGGTGCCTTCAAGATCACGCTTCCCATCGAACTTGGCGGCTACGCGCTCGGCGCGCGCGACACCGCCGAGATCGTCAACGTCCTGGGCCGTGCAGATGCTTCGGCCGGCTGGACGGTGATCGTCTCCAGTGCTGCCCGCAATACGCTGGCCTTCTCGCAGCGCGCGCGCGACGAGGTCTTCAGCGAGGTCGACAGCTGGGTCGGTCCGCTGATGTTCGGTGCAACGATCCTGGCGCCGCACGTCGGCGAAGGTCGCAAGGTCGAGGGCGGCTTCATGGTCAAGGGCAAATGGCCTTTCGGCAGCGGCTGCCGCATCGCAGCCTGGGGCTCCGTGGGCATCGGGTATGTCGATCCGGAGACCGGCGCCCATCGTCGCGCAATGGGAATCGTGTCTCGGGATCAGTACGAGATTCTCGATGACTGGAAGGTCATGGGCCTGATGGCGACATCGAGCAACAGCGTGCGCGCGGCCGAAGAGGTGTTTGTCCCGGAATACCGCGTCGTTCACATGGACCAGCTGATCGGGCTCATCGATGGGCTGCGCGGCAAGTACCACGGGCTCGGCTTCATGCACAGCCCCATCGGTTCGATGGTGGCGATGACGATTGCCTTTGCATCGCTCGCCTGCGGCATGGCAAGGGGCGCGCTGGCGGCGTTCGTCGAGCAGGCGAAGAAACGGCCTCCGTTCAACGTCCCCTACGCCACGATGTCGGAGATGGCCTCCATCCAGGTGGTCGCCGGCAAGGCACGCGCGATCGTGAATGCCGCCGAAGCGGTGATCTACCGCCACGCGGACGAAGTCGACCGACGTGCGCTGGCTGGCGAGGATTTCCTGCCCCCGGACGAGCCGGAGATCACCATGGACCTGGTCCACCAGATCCACGAATGCCTGAAGGCCATTGATGGATTCCAGCTCGCGCTCGGCTCGTCGACGGTCAGCCTGACCAACCCGATCCAGCGCTTCGTGCGCGACATCCATGTGCTGGCGACGCATGGCGCGTTCCGCATCGATCCGATGGCTGAGATCAATGGCCGAGACATGCTCGGGCTGCCACCATTTCCGATGCTGGCGGCACTGGCGCCGCCGTCCGGCATGCCACCCGGACCACCACCGAAAGGCTGA
- a CDS encoding tetratricopeptide repeat protein codes for MVSGLIAAFELQKGAIHAALHAVLQSETFRRAKRLRQLLQYLVSETLAGRGERLKQFNIAVDAFGHGGDFYPQFQTSVRTEAWRLRSRLEFYYQTEGILDQVRISLPKGGFMPAFQFMNGNVAPQEARSLARSESAPRLLILPFSGLNIDDSDTVTAFHDEISLYLANLPIVAILSRGSSEKFAAMASNLQQVVRESQASYVMEGSLFRQGKVYRLNLRIIDPLRDVTVWSGRHEQEVDDMIAFQKRVATEVAASVHSWVSSRPSCITVEDDMAPRYLLRDNVLLREYLRGAIRDQATGDQVALGLSRLTSGHIDEAVMMFRRAIGASPREGLPHTALGLGYLQSGRLEEAFASAERGVALAPRSAFAHSSLAAVCMHMRDFDGAIMFAQRSVALAPEFDAAQLLLGDCFLYAGFHKTAISQLEEACRLMDEHPAALAHLGYAYARAGQEDEARRILGVLQDGKDDDHGPDSAAMTLIHAGLEEIDQAFEWLDRALMSRIHTQGLLLLTSPAYDGLRAHPHFDSLATRLNAP; via the coding sequence ATGGTTTCAGGCCTGATCGCCGCCTTTGAACTGCAGAAAGGCGCCATCCATGCGGCATTGCATGCCGTGTTGCAGAGTGAAACTTTCCGACGCGCGAAGCGCTTGCGTCAGTTGCTTCAATATCTCGTATCCGAAACCCTGGCCGGGCGTGGCGAACGGCTGAAACAATTCAATATTGCCGTTGACGCATTCGGCCATGGTGGAGATTTCTATCCGCAGTTCCAGACGAGCGTGCGGACCGAAGCATGGCGGTTGAGGTCGCGGCTCGAGTTCTATTACCAGACCGAAGGCATCCTCGACCAAGTGCGCATCTCATTGCCCAAAGGCGGCTTCATGCCGGCGTTCCAGTTCATGAACGGGAATGTCGCACCGCAGGAGGCACGGTCGCTCGCACGCAGCGAGTCTGCGCCGCGACTATTGATCCTCCCCTTCTCGGGTCTGAATATCGACGACTCGGACACGGTGACGGCATTTCATGACGAGATCAGCCTCTACCTGGCAAATCTGCCGATCGTCGCCATACTCTCGCGTGGTTCCAGCGAGAAGTTCGCTGCGATGGCAAGTAACCTGCAGCAGGTTGTGCGGGAATCACAGGCGTCCTATGTCATGGAAGGAAGCCTTTTCCGCCAGGGGAAGGTCTACCGACTGAATCTGCGAATCATCGACCCGCTTCGGGACGTGACCGTCTGGTCTGGCCGCCACGAGCAGGAAGTGGATGACATGATCGCCTTTCAGAAAAGGGTGGCCACCGAGGTCGCGGCCTCTGTCCATTCCTGGGTCAGCTCCAGGCCATCGTGCATCACTGTCGAAGACGACATGGCGCCACGGTATCTGTTGCGCGACAACGTATTGCTGCGCGAGTATCTGCGCGGTGCAATCCGGGACCAGGCGACAGGTGACCAGGTGGCGCTAGGCCTCAGCCGTCTCACGTCCGGCCATATTGACGAGGCAGTCATGATGTTCCGCCGGGCGATCGGTGCCAGCCCGAGGGAAGGTTTGCCACACACCGCGCTGGGATTGGGATACCTTCAATCAGGCCGCCTGGAAGAAGCATTCGCATCGGCTGAGCGCGGTGTGGCGCTGGCTCCGCGGTCGGCATTCGCGCACTCCTCGCTGGCGGCAGTTTGCATGCACATGCGTGACTTCGATGGCGCCATCATGTTCGCTCAGCGGTCGGTCGCATTGGCGCCGGAATTCGACGCGGCCCAACTGCTGCTGGGCGACTGTTTTCTTTACGCAGGATTTCACAAAACCGCCATTTCCCAATTGGAGGAGGCGTGCCGCCTGATGGACGAACATCCCGCGGCCTTGGCGCATCTCGGCTATGCCTATGCCAGAGCGGGCCAGGAGGACGAAGCACGGCGCATTCTCGGCGTCCTGCAAGACGGCAAGGATGACGACCATGGGCCCGACTCCGCCGCGATGACGCTGATTCATGCCGGACTGGAAGAAATCGACCAGGCTTTCGAGTGGCTTGATCGCGCGCTGATGTCGCGAATCCATACGCAAGGATTGTTGCTGCTAACGTCGCCCGCCTACGACGGCCTGCGTGCCCACCCGCATTTCGATTCCCTGGCCACGCGTCTGAACGCGCCGTAG